The Enterococcus sp. 7F3_DIV0205 genome has a window encoding:
- the glf gene encoding UDP-galactopyranose mutase, producing MAHYLVVGSGLFGSVFAREAAIKGHNVTVLEKRNHVAGNIYTKEIEGIQVHQYGAHIFHTSKENIWTYINQFATFNHFINAPIASSRGKIYNLPFNMNTFSQIWGTTTPEEAQQKIREQQQVLQGKKPSNLEEQAISLVGRDVYLTLIKEYTEKQWGESCTNLPPFIINRLPVRFAYDNNYFNDKYQGIPKEGYTAIIERMLDHPNITVHLNEDFLVNKAKWKADSDKIIYTGMIDEYYDYCFGNLDYRSLTFKHEVIDHENVQGNAVVNYIDKEIPFTRVIEHKHFDFGKQKKTVITKEYPIAFKKGLEPYYPVNNPSNSLLYKKYKNLAEAEPTIIFGGRLGMYRYLDMDDTIEQALLLVKRELS from the coding sequence TTGGCACATTACTTAGTTGTAGGCTCAGGACTATTTGGTTCTGTTTTTGCCCGCGAAGCAGCAATCAAAGGACATAACGTGACAGTCTTAGAAAAAAGAAATCACGTAGCTGGGAATATTTATACAAAAGAGATAGAAGGGATACAAGTTCATCAATATGGGGCACACATTTTCCATACCTCAAAAGAAAACATTTGGACATACATCAACCAGTTTGCAACATTTAATCACTTCATTAATGCACCGATTGCTAGTAGTAGGGGGAAAATCTATAATTTACCCTTCAATATGAATACCTTTTCTCAAATTTGGGGAACGACAACGCCAGAAGAGGCACAGCAAAAAATCCGTGAGCAGCAACAGGTGTTACAAGGGAAAAAGCCGAGTAATTTGGAAGAACAAGCAATTTCTCTTGTTGGCCGTGACGTATATTTAACGTTGATTAAAGAGTATACGGAAAAGCAATGGGGAGAAAGTTGTACGAACCTACCGCCATTTATCATAAACAGATTACCTGTCCGTTTTGCATATGACAATAACTATTTTAACGATAAATATCAAGGAATTCCTAAAGAAGGCTATACTGCGATAATTGAACGAATGCTCGATCATCCGAATATAACTGTTCATCTAAATGAAGATTTTTTAGTGAATAAAGCAAAATGGAAGGCGGACTCAGATAAGATTATTTACACTGGAATGATCGACGAATATTATGATTATTGTTTTGGCAATTTGGATTATCGTTCATTGACTTTTAAGCACGAAGTAATAGACCACGAAAATGTACAAGGAAATGCTGTTGTGAACTATATTGATAAAGAAATTCCCTTTACTAGAGTGATCGAACATAAACACTTTGACTTTGGGAAACAGAAAAAAACAGTGATTACAAAAGAGTACCCGATTGCCTTTAAAAAAGGCTTGGAACCTTATTATCCAGTGAACAATCCTTCGAATTCGCTACTATATAAAAAGTATAAAAATTTAGCAGAAGCAGAACCAACTATTATTTTTGGTGGAAGATTAGGCATGTACCGCTATCTTGATATGGATGACACAATCGAACAGGCCTTATTATTAGTGAAAAGAGAACTTTCGTAG